The nucleotide window TCGGGAATGCGCCGAGGCGGTCCGCTGCGATCTGCGGTGGAAGGTGGCGTGCGGGCTGTCGCTGCTGGATGAGGGGTTCGATCCCTCGAGCCTGACCTACTGGCGTCAGCGGATCGCCAAATCGGGGCGCCCGCACCGGATCAACGACGCGATCCGGCAGGTGATCGAGGCGACCGGGGTGTTGGCGGGTCGACGACGCCGGGCGGTGGACTCCACGATCCTCGACGACGCGGTGGCCACCCAGGACACCGTCACCCAGCTGATCTCGGCGATCCGGCGGGTGGGGCGGCAGGTCCCCGGCGGCGGTGAGGTGATCGCGGCGGTGTGCACGGGGCACGACTACACCCAGCCGGGCAAGCCGCGGATCGACTGGACCGACCCGGACGCGAAGCACGCGCTGGTCTCGGGGTTGGTGACCGACGCGAACGCGGTCCTCGCGGCGCTCACCGACACCGACACCGTGACCGAGCTCGGCGAGACCGCTGCGGCCGCGGTGGCGTTGCTGGCGCTGGTGGCCGGGCAGGATGTGGAACCCGCCGAGGGCTCCGATGGGCGTGACGGGCGGTGGCGGATCGCCCGGAAGGTGGCCCCGGACCGGGTGATCTCCACCGTCGACGAGCAGGCCCGGCACACCCGCAAGTCCCCGAGTAGCCGCCGGGACGGCTACCGCGCTCACCTGGTCGCCGAACCCGAGACCGGGTTGATCACCGACGAGGCGCTGACCATGGCCGCCGGAGCCGACAACGCCGACGCCGCAGTGGCGCAGACGTTCCTGACCGACACCGACACCGACCGGGCCGAGACCGCAATGCAACCCGCGACCAGCGAGGACACCGCGACCAGCGAGGACACCGCGACCAGCGAGGCCGGGCAGGCCCCGGCGGGGAGTGGAAGCGCCGCACGCGAGGACGCGTCGGCGGGTTCGGCTGGGGACTCGGGTATCGGCGTCGGCGATCGGGCCGGGGGCGGGGGCGGGGGCGGGATCGCGGACGCGGCCCGCGCGGCGTTGCGCTGGTACGGCGACTCGGCCTATGGCACCGGTGATCTGCGGGATGCGATTGAGCGGTCCGGGGACCAGGCCGTGATCAAGCCCAAGCCGGTGGCGCCCGCGGTCGCGGGCGGGTTCACCGTGGACGACTTCACCGTCGACGAGGGCGCCGGCGTCGTGACCTGCCCGGCCGGGCAGACCCGCCCGCTGTCGCCGCGCCGGTCGGTGACCTTCGGAGCGCTGTGCCGGGAGTGCCCGCTGCGCGCCCGGTGCACCACCTCGAAGACCGGTCGCACCCTGGTCCTGCACGAACACGACGACCTGCTGCGCGCCGCCCGAGCCGACTGGACAACCGACCCCGCGCTGCGCGAGGACTACCGCCACCACCGGCCGAATATCGAGCGGGTCGTCTCCCAGGTCGCGAGCCAGGGCGGGCAGCGGGTCAAGCTGCGCTACCGCGGCACCATCAACAACCACGCCTGGCTCAAGCGGCGCACCGCGGCGCTGAACCTGCGCAACCTGATCGGTCGTGGCCTTACCCGCATCGACCGAACCTGGGTCCTGGCCATCTGAACAGCCAGGCCGCGGCCAGCGCCCACCACCCTCCGAATCCACCCGGTCAGATCCCCTCCACCGGTATCCGTGACCGGCGCCGCGCCGGTCGCCCACGCGACCGGCCGAACATCACCGAGGCCACCAGAGCCAGCGTCGGTCCCGACGAACCCCACACAACCTCGCTTTTCAGCGCCCTCCTAGCGCGAATGCTGCCGGCTCGAGAAGGGCTAGTGACCGGGTCGCCTCGGGACGGCGGGCGGCGGCGAACAGGACGGCGAGGC belongs to Actinomycetota bacterium and includes:
- a CDS encoding transposase, with the translated sequence MQPATSEDTATSEDTATSEAGQAPAGSGSAAREDASAGSAGDSGIGVGDRAGGGGGGGIADAARAALRWYGDSAYGTGDLRDAIERSGDQAVIKPKPVAPAVAGGFTVDDFTVDEGAGVVTCPAGQTRPLSPRRSVTFGALCRECPLRARCTTSKTGRTLVLHEHDDLLRAARADWTTDPALREDYRHHRPNIERVVSQVASQGGQRVKLRYRGTINNHAWLKRRTAALNLRNLIGRGLTRIDRTWVLAI